The Bifidobacterium asteroides genomic interval CCGCCCTCCGACCCCACCCCCTGGGAGGACAGGGCGGATCTCTTCTCACGCAGTTTCCCGGCAGGCCGCGGCATCCCCGCCAGAATCGTCCTCTACCGGCTGCCCATCCAGAGCAAGACCCGAGACCGCACCGAGCTGGAGCTGATTATCCGCGACGAACTGGTTCTGCAGCTGGCTGACCTTTATGGGCGCGACCCCGAGGAAATCGACCCCATGTGGGGACGCTGACAGCCGACTTTCAGGGCAGGACAGCGGAATCCGGGCCGGAGCGGATCAGCGTGGTGGCAGGCATGAGCCCGTCAGGAGCCATGACCGCCAGACCGGCCAGGCCAGCCTGGTTGACCGCGTCCACGCTCAGGCGGGCATTCCAGATCAGCCGGGAGGAGCCATGCCCGGAATCCTCGTTCAGCCGCACGGCGGCCACCTGGTCGCCCAGATCGTGGGCTGAAAGCTCATGGGCCCGACCCGGCTCAACCGTCAGCGAGCGCTCATCCAATTTTTTGCCCTTCTCGTCGAACCCGACCAGTTCGGCCTTGATCGGATCCGTCGATGGGTTGACCAGGGTCAGCGCAGCCTGGGCAGGCTGGGATATGGTCAGGGCCGAGGAGGCGGCAGCAGCACCCGCAGGAATCAGGGCCAGATCGGACTGCGACTGGTCCTGGCTGCCTTGGCCGGTCACCTGCAGGACCGCTCGGACAGGCTGGTCGGCATGCACCTGCAGAGCCAGCTTGCCGTCAGGCACGCCGCCCAAGTCCACCGCAGCAGCCCTGGAACCCTGCAAATCCACCCGCCGCAGGGATTCCCGACCGTCTTCATCCATCCAGGAAAGCTCCACCGCAGTGGCCTTGGAACCCTGCAGAAGCAGGGTGGCCTGGTCTGCCCCGCGCAGGCCGGGAATAACCAGATCATGGCCGGGCGCCGCCAAGGCGGTTGCCTGATCCGACCCGCGTGGATCGAGTCCAGCCATGACATTGA includes:
- a CDS encoding metallopeptidase family protein is translated as MINDQPPWSRSVYRDSHGRGIRRPTFGTRLPRYRTRCGIFDDLTAAQIRRLGAGWPQLVKPVQFAVEDVPPSDPTPWEDRADLFSRSFPAGRGIPARIVLYRLPIQSKTRDRTELELIIRDELVLQLADLYGRDPEEIDPMWGR